In Epinephelus fuscoguttatus linkage group LG6, E.fuscoguttatus.final_Chr_v1, the DNA window ACTCCTAATGTGATTCAGAATAACTCACGAGGGATAAAATCCAGTCCTCATTCAGTGTAAACACGAATTTCAAACTTCTTTCAATCAAGTGGGGATCTTTCTTTTTAGTGCGTCATTCTCtctttttgcttttcatgttgAGCCACAGTGaagacacaataacacaaagagAGGATTTCATACCATAACAATTACGACTTTGGAAGGTACCCACTTGATTTGACCACCTCCTGAAGCTTCATATTATCTTTGGTTTAAGGGAATACCTGGAGTTTTTCTCACGTGCCTCCACactgaacggagaatccaaaacaGGCGAACATTCTTCATGAGCCTTAGTAAACaggtctgcatttaacaacagcaaaactgtatcaaaacattcatgtactcatttatccagttgtatgctcagtctTTACCAAAcatatgcattttcactaaaaccttacaatttaaaacacttccacacAAACAGTTTCATGCATGGATGTGTAGCGCACCTGGCTAAGCACATGCATTTGAGCTGTGCTTAAGTGGGCTCAGTGTGTGCTACTCATAGGTCACAAGTGCTTTATACTAATAAATGCATctgtttgtgaagtactgagTATATGACTAGATACATGAGACTTGGATTGAACTgcaagagttgtgtgagagtttgtaaacagatgttttgatatagttttgttgttgtcaaaTGTGGACCCTGTTTACTTAAATTCatgaatgtttgccttttttggattctccttTTACCCTGGAGGCCTGCAAGActaacaaagttttcttcatgactTAAATGTAACACATGGTGAGGAAATAATACACAGACTGTCATTTTGTGGGGGAAGTATTccttaaacatttaaatacaaatacactGTGGAGGGATCTTTTCATCGCTGGTATGAAGAGAATGAACAATCATCCGCTAATATCGCTTGTTATATGTACGTTTAGTACATATGGACTTGCAAGTTTTGTTTCaagacagattttttaaaagatatgaACCTTTTCTTTTATGCTTTTTAAATAATGTAACACTCTGTAGGTTATAAGGTCATATTGTGCCATCTTGATGTTAATAATTAAATGCTGgctgtttgtgtatgtagagAAGAACTGATggatttttttgcacttttagaGCTGTTAAAGAAGTATATATTTTCTATCCTGAATTTGCAGACTGTTTAATAAAACTTTGACAATCAAATCATTTCAGCATTTTGTattaaggcaacaaaaagtgaaacaggataaaaacaaaatctggcAAACCACAACAGGCTATATTtataaattaagtttatttagaaaataattatttttccGAAGTGCAACTTAACAGCTGCATCACATACATCCCTGCACTCGGATCAAGTACAGAGAGGGACAATACCTTGATCAGATTTCAAAATGACGAACTCTGAAACACTTGGTGAGGATGAATGTTGGGTCGCACAATTATACAGGAGATGTCTAGACTTCTATCCCATATGTTGCACATTAAATACAAAACTAGCAGCAACGGAACAGAGCACAAAACACATGGACATACACAGTATGGCTATTAGCTCTAAACATCACCAACACTGCAATGGCACACAGGACCACAGAATACGGTGCAGTGTGGAGAAACACACCAGATCATCTGAAGTTAATACAACAACATCTTGGTGCTAGTGACAAATACAACTTGGCCCCTGAACAAGCGTCATTTGCATTCACCGACTTGACAAATGGGCACACACAAATAGCTGCAATAAATGCACTGCAGACTGGATTACACTTGGACAGGGGACAAACTATATAAATAGCTTTTTCGATGCAACAAACATTGGCATTGCAGAGCTACAACGTGTGCATTAATGAAGTTCCCAACATTTAAtggtaaatttgttttttggacATTAAACTTTACAGTATGATGCTTGCACAGTGCAATTTATAAGAGGAAGCTCCTTTAGCTACAAGAGTGCGAGCAATAGCTTTCAACGACAGCATACTCATGACTCATTTATGGCTTTTCAGCATCCTTGTCTGGCTTTGGACTGATAACATTAACCAATATCATCATGTGGATTTACTGTGCTTAATTCTGTCTCTCAATAAAAGGTATTTACATGATGGACTGATGAAAGATTTACTCAAATTGTAATCTATAAACCATTACAGTCCCCAGGCTTGCGAGCTGCTGCTAGTTTTAACATGATTTGTGGAACTCATTATTATACCCCAAGAGAAATTGTGCTATTACAACAGCTGGGTATCCCTAAGTAAAGATGCTGACTCTTTCCCTTTACACCCAGATTTTGTCCAGAGTTGgctttaaatatttattcataaattaaaaaaaaactgcatgcatataccacaaatacaaaaaaaaacaaaaaatcattaaaaaatatacgTAAGAACGAAACTGAGATGCTGACTGCTTTGCAGCCCTGTAAGTGCTGTTAGTTGGTATTCTCCTTTGTGGTGATGGTGACAAGCTGCTTGGCTGCCTTGGCAATGTCATAAGCACATTGGATGACCTGCTGGGTGACCAGCTGCATGTCCGGTCCCGGGCAGCCCTCTGATGGCAACGCCTTCCTACACTCGCTCTGTAGCCGGAACGCACTGGAGGTCAACAAGCGCAGAGAGCCTCTAACTGTCTCTGAGCGGGGCTTCTGCAGAGGAAGGTTAAAATATCTTAATACTAATGGACAGTGTTTGTTAAAAAGTCAACAGATTTATGCAAAGAGAGGCAGTACAGTACAGATCCTTTAGAAACAGATTGACCTTTGCTGGCTTAGGACTaaatctctcttttcttttggtaCACTTAAAATGTGTATATTTAACACACAAGAATAAAGACATCTAGGTGCAATTCAGAGCAAAGTAAAATAATACATCAGGAAATGGCGCATTTGAAAATATTGCTGCACCTGGACCTTGAATCTCTGATATTTTGCcataaaaataatacaataaaagcTAAATGGCACACTGATCTGTTCTCTAAAGCAGCATATCTACAAATTTGTTTCCATACCTTGGGAAAGAGGGCAGCCATCTCTGTTACAGCCACATGTATTCTTTCTGAGCAGGGTATGAAGCTGTGAGGAGAAGAGATTTGTCGATGAGTTCAACGTATTGATGTCATTTTCATACAATATGCAAATTTATAACGACCACTGACAAACTATAGATGAACCAAAAGCTCTTACATGCACTCAATTTACTATATAGCATTTACACCACACCGTGCATTATCATCTTCAACTTCAGGTTAACATCAACAACATGCTATTAGATATTTTTAGCCTTGTaagtaaaaaacagttttattccATAGCACATTTTTGTacacagtaaaaacaacatcagcCTGAAAACTGTGTTACATCAAATTCACTGTCAGCTATATTATCAAACGCAAGTCACTGCATAGATGTTACTTAACGTTTCATCACTTAACTAAAGCAAATTCAAAGTCAACACATCAGAGAAACAGAGATAGCTGGTTAGCAGGTGAGGCAGAAACTGTGTGAgggagaggaaaataaaactgtGCCTGGGAGGCAGGGACAGAGGCCAGAGTACCAGGAGGTGGGGTCAGGGGACCGCAGGCTGAGCGGCTGAAGGGGTGGGGGGGCCTTCTCGGCCCAGGGCACCAGAGTGCTGAAACATCCCAGGCTGTGCCTGAGCCGACGCACACCCTCACGCTCACATGGTCTGCTCATAGGGGTGAGGGACAGGGACACCAAAGCAACACCAtaacagcagagcagagtggaAGTAGAATGAGGAGGGGAAGAGTGACGATAACGGACAAAAAGGGGAAATGATAGGAGATAAACGCAACTAAACATAACAGAATCATGATGAATGTAAGAGGAACAGAGAGTTTAAAATGAAAGCGAGGAAATGAAAGCAGATCATACACTGATAAATAAAGCTCCTGTTCAGATTCTGACCTGTCATGTTTGTTCTCTTGTGCAGCTCGCAGCAGCTCTTGGATATTCTTGGTGATCTGTTCTGTTTTGCGTATGACGTCTTCTGTGCTGGGAAGCGTGGGGTCTGACTCCATCTCCAGATCATCCAGCTCAGGGATAGAGCTGCCCTCCCCCAGCCAGCCGCTGCTCCTCAGCCTCCCTCTCCTGCACAAACTGCACAGGGAAATTCACAAGACATTATGTCTGCTGCCAAAATCTGTGCTTATGTTTTTACTCCAAGACAAAACAGCACATTATTTTTTACTAGTAAATCCCTTTAAACTGTATTTAGGAGTTAGAAAACTCTTACTGTCTTTCACTCATCACCTAACTCTCATTCTGGGTGATTCTCTTACCCTGAATCATCCATCTCAGAGTCATTGAATGTGTTGTCATAGTCACTTTCTGGCATGCTGCTTTGCTTCTCTAACTTCGCAGCCtagagggaagagaggagacaaaaaaaaaaaaaaaaaaaaaaaaaaaagaaaatgcttgaGCAAGACGTCTCATGTCACTTACGATATTAACTGGAACCAGCTGTGGTGAAATCCCAATTTCAATGCTCATCGACAAAGAACATAAACATATACTGGAAATGTACCACTTTGAAACcactttctgtttgttgtgtggCGAATCAGAATATAAACAAGTGAAAGCGATGCAGACAACTCTGACTCAAAGGGGCCAGTAAAGCTGTGAAGCAAGAGCAcataatcaaatttaaagcatTCGATATAGGATTAGTAAAACAGGTTATGCAGAGTTCAGACAGTTTCCTCACATCAGTAGCACATAATCACTAATGCTGGCTGGCTTGAAATTGATCTGATCTTCTCTTGAGATACAAATCGTACTGAATCATTAGACTATGATCATCATcaaatgtgagaatgtgttgaaataaGGATGTAGTCGTGGATGATGGTTAACAAAGCAATCAAACAAAATTCTAATAATCAGCAGCACACGGCTAGAAACATTACTAAGAACTCGCTCTCCAAACTAAAAGAGAAGTGACCCCGGTGGGTAACTGTTTGAGAGCAGGAAGTCAAGATGAGTTCACACATGAAActaaatcacacacaacaaaactaTTATGTCACTCACCAAAAATAGAAATGCCTTATtttcacatatatatacacacacatattaactACCAGACTCAGAACTAAATTTAGAAACAGTAAGCAGAGACAATCAAGTACACTAAAGCCACACAGGACCTGTTCACAACATGTCCATATTATTTCAATCTAAGTCCAAGAATCTAAACAAAGTCCTCCTCTTGTGCGCAGTAAAAAatgcaacgcagcacacacaaGCTTTCCTCAGGAAATGCGATCAGCACACACGTTTAGATGAATCTTTGTTCTGCCTGAACAGAAGATGAATCTGTTTAATTGTAAACAACTCCTGGATCaccatgttgtttgtgtgttattggAGGAAGTGAGAGCATGCTGTGCAACATGGCCAAGCAGTTGTTAGAGACAGATAAAAAAGGACTTCTCTTTATACTGTTAGAGTGTTTGCAATAAAAAGACATATACATTTAACAAGCTAATTTACTCAGTTTGTTTCCTTCTCATTACCTACAGGTGGTTGttttacaaaatgaaacaaacactgCTAACAAGATTTTTACAATCAGACTTTTTCAGCATCATCTGCTGCACAGGTTTCTGCATTAAAATCAGCAGGTGCTGCATCACAAGCACAACTTTCTGATCAACACTCAGAGGGTTCATCTTTTCAAAACCACACAATCCCAGTTGTGTAGCCACGCTGAGAGGATGATGCTGGTGAAGGCAGGTATCTGATGGTGAGGGCAGCTGGTGGAGGGGCGGCTCATGCAGCAGGGCAGATAAGGAGCAGCATatgggaggacagagggaggtgaGGGAGGGGGTAGAGAGGTGGAAATGGCTCCGAGTGGATATGCTGCGTCCCACAAGACGTGTGGACCGAGTGAGGATGTACTTAACCTTTTGAGCACTTTCGTCCTTCGACCAAGACAGGGTGGATGGAAATGAGGGGAGGGATGAAGAGGTGGTCACAAAAGCGCCCCTTTCCGTCTAAAGACAGGGTTCAAATCACATTTTAAGGACACACATTTcttaaacaaaagaaacaaactaaAAGATGAGATGAATGAGGTTAGATCATGTTGTCCCTGTAGTCTCTTGAAGCCAGCTGATAACTCATCAGATAATGTGTACTGAGAATGGAGCTGATGGGAAACTATATTTGTGCAATGATCATTAAACTCAGGATTATAACATTGTCTTATTTTAGAGGGGTGAGCTTAAGATGAATCAGTTCTATGTAGACAATTTAAgagctttgttgtttttacagcttATCCTCCTACATTTATTCCCTGAGCTCATAACCATTTCCTTTCTGAACACAAtgtgctggaaaaaatatgtcTCAAGTATCTGGGAGTTAATCCATTGTGAGAAAAGTACCAGAAAACTGTTATTCACAGGCTCAAATTTAACTGCATGAACTTATTTGAATCAAAGAGAGATTTCAAACAGACGAGAAGACAAGGTGAGTTTGTGAAATTATCATGcattacaaaaacacagagtatTTGTATGGTAGTTTTAATGCTTCATCAACATAAAACAGTACAAACCTTCAAAGTATATCATAACAACAGCATCTCCTAAGTTttgtctgacaaacaagcagCACTCCAGCAAACAACAGATAATGCAGATAATGGTTTTCAATGGACAAGATGAGATGTGACTGGCTGTGTCTAAATGTATGACGTGTTTTTGGTGACGTCTTGATGCTGCAAAGTGGCAGATAAGTACAGAAAACTATCAACAAAAAGGCAGAGAGGAAGGTTTGCAGACAGGGTAAAGATATGAGGGAAAGTTGtgggcagaggagaggaaatggcAAAGGGAGAGCAGGGAACAGGTCTTACTTACATGAGGTGGGAAGGGCTGCAGGGTGGGGATACCCTCTTCTGGGTAGGGAGTTTCCCCTTTAGGGAGATAGGGCTTCAGGCCTGAGCCGGTCTCATACATAGACATGGGCCGACTGGCCCGCGCAGACTGCCGGCGTTTCAGGGCTGAGGGGCTGGAGGGGTCGGGGTAGTCTGAACCGCTGGGGATCTGATAGATATTGGTTGGGATGTGCCGCCTGAGAGAGGTGTTCTCGCTTTGCAGAGATTGCAGCTGGAAGAGACGGTCAGCAATACACTAAGAGGTGCTCTCAGCAAAGCAAGCTGTGTTCCCTGTTCTGATCCACTCTATCTTTATAGCATAACACTTCAGCTTTTGTCCCATTGTTCCTAAAATATTCATATTGTACTCTGACAGTGTGCTTCTGTCAGCATGCTTGATGCTTACAGTCTTTTAATTCTGCCAAGGTTTTACTTGGCAAGATATCTCAGAAAATTTAAGAATCTAAACTTTGAATGTCACTAATATACAAAACCTGAAGCTGCCTTAGTGATAATGACTTTCAAAGTAACCTGTGTCTTGTGGCTTTTTTCGCTTACAGACTTTAGGTTAGAAACATGACTGAGAATATTTTCCTATAAATATTAACTTATGTTCTCCTTTAGAATCCGTCAAGCTGACCTCTTAAAATAATCATAAGAATAACATGAATTTTGCTTTGGGAGGGATTTTCTCCTGGTCTTTACAAAGAAAGCAAAGCAAGTGATAAGCAAGCAAAGACTGTTGCATAGGTTAAGCAACACAGGTGCAGTTTAAGTCAAAGATGTAGCCACAGTAcagattaaaggaatacttcacccacaaactggccatttgtgtatcagttagtcatgctgCGTTACTTTAAATTCATACATAAAACTTTGGTTTTCTCgtatgcctccacagaaaacggTGACCACACTGTTTAATTGGGGGCCACATTAAACAGCTAAaatttatcaaaacatctgtttacaaactgtcacatgACTCATGCAGTATgatctaagtctcatttatccagtcatatgctcagtacttcccaaacacgtggatttttgctaaaactgaactgaaagtgaaacttatttatgctctcatcaaagccaaaGAGTGAATGCATGTTCTgatccccaatcaatcaatacatTAATATGTTCAGTGTTTTCCGTGGAGACATGCAAGACAAAATATTTCATCACAAATGCAACGTATCACGACATGACAAATCgatgtacaaatggtcattgTGTTcgtgaagcattcctttaacTCAAGAATTATGAGAGGATAAGGTGCATTCAAGAACAAACAAAATCCTGAAGATTTTGTCAGGGACGTAACAGTTTGGGGGTAGAAAACCTGGCCTTATTAATGGATCTACTTCCATTTAGTGCAAAGTAAATGGTAGATCTGGTGTACTGGTGGTTTAGTTACTGACCTCTGCCATAATGACTGGCCGACTATTTTTGGTGAAGGTTGTCATTCCAATTAAAGTTGAAAGATATACAATATGTTCTGACAAGCCACATGTCCTGCTTTCTCCACCACATCGTTATCTAAATGTGATCATTTTAGTGAATCCGTTCAACCAAAAGCTAACAACACAAAGCCAGATCACATCATCAAAAACAATACAGTACGCTACAGTGATGTATGTCTCGTACAGTGTTACAGTGACCTTGTGTGTGCAACTGAGTGTCACACAAACAGCATTAAGAGACAAATTATCGGCATGCTCCCTGAAAACAGCCAAATCAAAGCAAATTtaacatatgaaaaaaaataaacctcaCTGACAGGGGTtcattttaacaaaataaaaaccatgcTTAAAACATCTGAGGCCAAAAACGAccattttaaaaatagtttGGGTTTAGCAGATTGCTAAATTGAAGCGCAGTGCATACATTTGTGCAGAATCCCAAACTTAACATCATCTATAAATCAGCAGTTTGATGTAAGAGAGTAACAGTATTCCAGGTTTGTATCACCTGAGTACGCTTCCTATGAAATGTGACCACTTAAACAACACGTCAAATAATAAATCTACATGTACTAAAAGGCTGTTACCAAAAACTACAGCTTAAAAATCAACCATAAACATTCTACGTGGTAAACACAGTATATGTGATGAAGCaaggcacacacatacaatttCAGTTAGTCATTATGAAGAGATTAAAAAACACTGTCAATTACTTCATGCTTTCTCTTAAAACATGCTTGTTAGTAACATTAGACAGTGTAGATTTAATACAAAAAGGAGAACTATGGgtaaattgtttttgttattaaCTGGAGAAAGGGTGCACTTTTTCTCAAATccagaaaacaaaccaacaacaaaacaaaaagaaatctcCAGTTTACATTCAAGCTTTAAAATCGAACATGCTGGCCAAAACAGAGGGTGGACCAGCAGGGTGTCACAGCAGCCTTATCTTGCAACACAGCATTCCTGTTCAGATAGCTCGGACTGGGCAGGAGAAGAGCTCTGCTGACCACTGTGGCCCCCCCTCGGTCCGGCCCCCGGTGTTAGTGATCTTATTGGTGGAGCGCGGTGGATACCTTTTTCTGCATCAGCCTCAGCTCGTCGCTCAGGTTGTTGTTGGCTTTCATAAGATGCTGGATCTTGGCTTCGGAGGCGGTGAGCGCGTTTTTCACCTCCATGTATTCATGCATAGTGATGGGGCCGTCTGAGAGGTCAGAGTCCAGGCTCTGTCGGAGAGAGGggttgaaaacaaaatgaaaaaggcAACGCGAGACAGACAGAGCCCTTCAGGGTTTGTATTTGTGAACGTGATGCCACAATACCTTGGTTCTATCTCCTTTGCTCGAGGGGAGCTCGTGATCTGTATCCTCATCAGACGCCACGCTGTCGTAGTCGGGCTGGTCATTGTCCTGGCTATCACTGCAGTGCCTGACAGCCACGCTCTTCAAGACAAATTCGACATTATCTGGAATAAAGGAGAGCGGAACAGTTATATCTGTGctacactttggtgtatcagtGAGATCTTGGACTAAAGCAACAATAAGATCCTGACCTTTGGGACTGGCTATTGTATTCCCTTGTTGCCTGCGCTTAGCATCACTTAATATGTCAATCACGAGAGTTGCAAATTCATGTGCATTGAATCTTGCCAGCTTCTGTCGTCCCTAAATAAGAAAAGCAAACACATCAGCGGTATGCAATCTAACTTCAAAACGCAGAGGGAAACAACACAACATCTGTATGGTAGTTCTGTAAAGCTGACTCGCCTGGTTTCGCGTCGATGAATACTCTGGATTCACAGGAAGGAAAGGCACCACAGTCGTCTCTGTCACCAGAGTGCTGTGATTCTGTGTAGCCAGCCACACTACAAATAATAGGATAAGAAAGAGCTCAGTGGTGTCCGCTTTGGATTTAAAGTATCATTGTGAGGAGATGCCAGTACAAATGTCATCTGTGGATACAAGACACCGGAGCTTTTACTGGATGATTGTACTTTACCTGCATCAGTCTCTCGCCTGTCCACCTCATCGTACACATCCATGGCTAGCTCCTCGAATAAATGATTACTGAGCTGCAAGGAAGTGAGTTCAAGACACTTAGTCAGGCTTAaagaaaaaatccaaaatacatatttctttttttgtttttacctgtgTGTTATTTATCAATCCTTTTGGTGTcagttgttgagtgttggaAATATTGGCCGTAAGGATATCTGCCTTCTAgtaaatataatggaaccagatggcactcagcttgtggtgctcaaagctccaaataacacatttaaaaaactcaacagcaatgtctctttccagaaatcctgATCTGGTTACACAAGATTATCCACGGACctttttgtgagcagtttcatgcaagAACTATTTTCTTACTACCACACTACatccgccaactgtatcacagcgTAGAAGGAAGCATGCCCTCACCTAGcaacactgagctagctaatgctatGGCTCAGCTGAGGAGGTCGCCATTAATGCTAACATCTTACACGGTCGGTCATGAGCATGAGcatctcatccatgagtagatgctcGCTTCCTTCTGCTAGGTGATACCAAATGTTGGTTGGCCCTCTCTTGAGGAAAGGCGCAAGAGGCACTGGctttgatatatatttttaaggcCTTTCTAGGCAAATTACCACCGTATATTGCAAATTTGTTGGAGTGGATCTCAGGCACTTACATGACCCGTTCAACTGAATTGCTACTACTCAAAGTTCCTCGAGTCCGTACAAGTATTTGTAAGACTGCCTTTTGTTATGATGCCCCTAGCTCTTGGAACGCACTACAACACATCCTGAAATTAGACACACTCCCTTCACTCACAGAGTTTAGGACCTTAATCATAGATAACTGTGTTTCTAATTGTAATTGTTTCAGATGACTGTCTTTCttgttaaatgtattttgttgtgtgtaatcaCTGTCAGTATTTTAATGGCTTGTCAACTCGACGGCTTTGAAAATGAGGGTAACCTCAATGTCTCTCGAgaataaataaaggttatatatatatatatggttggtgggtgtagttcggtaggaAAAAGTAGTTCCtttatgaaactgctcacactgttttttcaaatatattttttggctgAGTGCCATCAGTTCctttatattcaagagaaggcagacatctctacggctgatatctccaacactctgcaactcacaccaaaacattctagactgataaacagcactacaggtaagaggaaaaatatgtgtttttgattttagggtgaactgtccctttaataaatGGGAGAAAGGGTAACTTAGTATagtaaaacactgcaaaaaatacTCACAGACTGCAGTTTCTTCTTTGCTGCTTTGGCCAGTTCTGATAAATCTAAACTGctggaaacaaaacataacTTTCATAAACACGCTGATGAACTGTTAGGTCGACATAATGCACACTTCATTCTGAGTAATACTTACATGTTCCTTATTCATCAAAagacagcattaaaaaaagatcaaatgtGTCATTAAATTGAAAAAAGCACTGATTTTTCATAGTGGCTGTTCTGCTCATTGAAGTTTGAGTTATTTGGAATAACGTTCTTAATTATTTGTAGCAATTTCAGAGTGTTTGGTATGTCAGCTACTCCCCTGGGTCTGTTTCCTTTAACACAGATACTAGATGCTGCAGCGCTCTCAACAGCGTGTCAGGACAGGCCTCAGAGCAAGACTACAACCATAAACAACTGCCTCACTGTGCTTGCTTTGCTGGCTCGAGTCAAGTTGAGCCCGTTCACTTAGACACACGCTAATTCACAGACAAATTAGTTAATATCGACATGCATCATGTTGACTTACAGCTCGTGCTTTCTTACCTGTCAGCCATTTGTGGAACAATGAAGTGCTGGCCGGTTTTATGATCTGAAAGTAACAACAAGAATGT includes these proteins:
- the git2a gene encoding ARF GTPase-activating protein GIT2a isoform X3, with the translated sequence MSKRLRNTEICADCSVPEPRWASVNRGVLICDECCSVHRSLGRHSSQVRHLTHTPWPPTQLQMVQTLYSNGANSIWEHSLLDPASVMSGKRKANPQDKIHPNKSEFIKAKYQMLAFVHRMPCREDDSSTAKDLSKQLHSSVRTGNLETCLRLLSLGAQANFFHPEKGNTPLHVAAKAGQVSQAELLTVYGADPGAPDSNGKTPIDYAREAGHHDLADRLVEIQYELTDRLAFYLCGRKPDHKTGQHFIVPQMADSSLDLSELAKAAKKKLQSLSNHLFEELAMDVYDEVDRRETDAVWLATQNHSTLVTETTVVPFLPVNPEYSSTRNQGRQKLARFNAHEFATLVIDILSDAKRRQQGNTIASPKDNVEFVLKSVAVRHCSDSQDNDQPDYDSVASDEDTDHELPSSKGDRTKSLDSDLSDGPITMHEYMEVKNALTASEAKIQHLMKANNNLSDELRLMQKKLQSLQSENTSLRRHIPTNIYQIPSGSDYPDPSSPSALKRRQSARASRPMSMYETGSGLKPYLPKGETPYPEEGIPTLQPFPPHTERGAFVTTSSSLPSFPSTLSWSKDESAQKAAKLEKQSSMPESDYDNTFNDSEMDDSGLCRRGRLRSSGWLGEGSSIPELDDLEMESDPTLPSTEDVIRKTEQITKNIQELLRAAQENKHDRPCEREGVRRLRHSLGCFSTLVPWAEKAPPPLQPLSLRSPDPTSWYSGLCPCLPASYPAQKEYMWL
- the git2a gene encoding ARF GTPase-activating protein GIT2a isoform X4, coding for MSKRLRNTEICADCSVPEPRWASVNRGVLICDECCSVHRSLGRHSSQVRHLTHTPWPPTQLQMVQTLYSNGANSIWEHSLLDPASVMSGKRKANPQDKIHPNKSEFIKAKYQMLAFVHRMPCREDDSSTAKDLSKQLHSSVRTGNLETCLRLLSLGAQANFFHPEKGNTPLHVAAKAGQVSQAELLTVYGADPGAPDSNGKTPIDYAREAGHHDLADRLVEIQYELTDRLAFYLCGRKPDHKTGQHFIVPQMADSSLDLSELAKAAKKKLQSLSNHLFEELAMDVYDEVDRRETDAVWLATQNHSTLVTETTVVPFLPVNPEYSSTRNQGRQKLARFNAHEFATLVIDILSDAKRRQQGNTIASPKDNVEFVLKSVAVRHCSDSQDNDQPDYDSVASDEDTDHELPSSKGDRTKSLDSDLSDGPITMHEYMEVKNALTASEAKIQHLMKANNNLSDELRLMQKKLQSLQSENTSLRRHIPTNIYQIPSGSDYPDPSSPSALKRRQSARASRPMSMYETGSGLKPYLPKGETPYPEEGIPTLQPFPPHAAKLEKQSSMPESDYDNTFNDSEMDDSGLCRRGRLRSSGWLGEGSSIPELDDLEMESDPTLPSTEDVIRKTEQITKNIQELLRAAQENKHDSFIPCSERIHVAVTEMAALFPKKPRSETVRGSLRLLTSSAFRLQSECRKALPSEGCPGPDMQLVTQQVIQCAYDIAKAAKQLVTITTKENTN
- the git2a gene encoding ARF GTPase-activating protein GIT2a isoform X6 — its product is MSKRLRNTEICADCSVPEPRWASVNRGVLICDECCSVHRSLGRHSSQVRHLTHTPWPPTQLQMVQTLYSNGANSIWEHSLLDPASVMSGKRKANPQDKIHPNKSEFIKAKYQMLAFVHRMPCREDDSSTAKDLSKQLHSSVRTGNLETCLRLLSLGAQANFFHPEKGNTPLHVAAKAGQVSQAELLTVYGADPGAPDSNGKTPIDYAREAGHHDLADRLVEIQYELTDRLAFYLCGRKPDHKTGQHFIVPQMADSSLDLSELAKAAKKKLQSLSNHLFEELAMDVYDEVDRRETDAVWLATQNHSTLVTETTVVPFLPVNPEYSSTRNQGRQKLARFNAHEFATLVIDILSDAKRRQQGNTIASPKDNVEFVLKSVAVRHCSDSQDNDQPDYDSVASDEDTDHELPSSKGDRTKSLDSDLSDGPITMHEYMEVKNALTASEAKIQHLMKANNNLSDELRLMQKKAAKLEKQSSMPESDYDNTFNDSEMDDSGLCRRGRLRSSGWLGEGSSIPELDDLEMESDPTLPSTEDVIRKTEQITKNIQELLRAAQENKHDSFIPCSERIHVAVTEMAALFPKKPRSETVRGSLRLLTSSAFRLQSECRKALPSEGCPGPDMQLVTQQVIQCAYDIAKAAKQLVTITTKENTN